The following proteins are co-located in the Acanthochromis polyacanthus isolate Apoly-LR-REF ecotype Palm Island chromosome 7, KAUST_Apoly_ChrSc, whole genome shotgun sequence genome:
- the chtf18 gene encoding LOW QUALITY PROTEIN: chromosome transmission fidelity protein 18 homolog (The sequence of the model RefSeq protein was modified relative to this genomic sequence to represent the inferred CDS: inserted 1 base in 1 codon), whose translation MDEYDELFEIQDDFEDQFADELEVLAQMEEESSNPAKRQSRGPRDDISDVEHLLDDQSTTPKAKRQKQDTGVAKRLFNTSQLQERKVASQSDDITPPSSPENYEPSNSLRSTPAVLDISGFAAIPETPQRLPMATPASLRVLRRPPLEGDYISVTDSSGSRVYLRQKEDTGTKVVDSRMLPNSRGGLGLLAVPVGILREQEAEKRHQQVLEESQRLTELLTNNVNDVFEPENTENEENEDPEDAEGRASRLWVDRFSPRHYTELLSDDFTNRCLLKWLKLWDTVVFGRERKSRPARSDRQAANQNSFKPNQGGQNQNRFKTKVEMTEEILEAELDQYKRPKFKVALLSGPPGLGKTTLAHVIAKHAGYNVVEINASDDRSAEVFQKRIDTATQMKSVLGANERPNCLIIDEIDGAPTAAINILLAVLNRKDGGEAGTETTKXKKKKESILLRPIICICNDLYVPALRPLRQQAFLLSFPQTQPSRLAQRLAEISQRQGLKADTGTLMSLCEKTDNDIRSCINTLQFLHGRGLKHLDSRTIQCVSVGQKDQNKGLFHLWQEIFQLPRIKRKRIGEGFEETPGSGGGAQRFQNILHLASSSGEYEKVSQGLYDNYLSMRVRDPNLHSVCEALEWMSFSDRLNQVILHGQNFSLMRYLPFLSVMFHFLFAHTHVPRINYPHSQHEASSRLLSCRNALSTMLADIPASIRARISQLSLTLDILTLLLDIICPKLRPVNPQLFSSREKEQMHELIDTMLAYNLSYRQDRTPEGQYTYVLEPRVEEVARFTGLPPRRQLTYQAKQTISREMEQEKMRRAEQLMLQRNPAAKQEEKKSAGPKPARNHQQRLENIVKQTTVETRPEVDFFGRAVAPKPQRPQPSLETGEKCAVLAMGTAVGNSDVWFRFNEGMSNAVRRNVYIRELL comes from the exons ATGGACGAATATGACGAACTTTTCGAGATCCAGGACGACTTCGAGGACCAGTTCGCCGACGAGCTGGAGGTTTTGGCCCAGATGGAGG AGGAATCTTCCAACCCAGCGAAACGTCAGAGTCGAGGTCCAAGAGACGACATTTCAGATGTAGAGCACCTGCTGGATGATCAGTCCACCA CTCCAAAGGCAAAGCGGCAAAAACAGGATACCGGTGTGGCCAAGCGGCTCTTCAACACATCACAGCTTCAAGAGAGAAAAGTTGCATCGCAGAGTGATGACATCACACCACCATCCTCTCCAGAGAACTACGAGCCGTCGAACTCCCTCAG GTCGACCCCTGCTGTGCTGGATATCAGTGGCTTTGCTGCAATCCCAGAAACACCCCAACGACTCCCCATGGCGACGCCAGCATCCCTGCGAGTGCTGAGGCGGCCTCCTTTAGAAGGAGACTACATCAGTGTGACAGACTCATCGGGGAGTCGAGTCTACCtcagacagaaagaagacaCGGGAACAAAG GTAGTGGACTCCAGAATGCTGCCAAACTCCCGGGGTGGACTGGGGCTGCTGGCAGTGCCAGTAGGAATCCTGAGAGAACAAGAGGCAGAGAAG cgtcaccagcaggttttggaGGAATCACAGCGTCTTACAGAGCTGCTGACCAA CAACGTGAATGATGTGTTTGAgcctgaaaacacagagaatgAAGAGAACGAGGATCCTGAAGACGCAGAAGGCCGAGCGTCTCGACTCTGGGTGGACAGATTCTCTCCTCGGCACTACACGGAGCTTCTCAGTGACGAT TTTACCAACCGCTGTCTGCTCAAGTGGCTGAAGCTTTGGGACACTGTGGTGTTTGGGAGGGAGAGGAAGTCCCGCCCAGCTCGATCTGACCGACAGGCGGCCAATCAGAACTCGTTCAAACCCAACCAAGGAGGTCAAAATCAAAATCGTTTTAAGACTAAGGTTGAGATGACGGAAGAGATTCTGGAGGCTGAACTGGATCAGTACAAACGGCCCAAATTCAAG gTGGCTTTGCTGTCTGGTCCTCCAGGTTTGGGTAAGACCACTCTGGCTCATGTCATTGCAAAGCATGCTGGGTACAATGTGGTGGAAATCAATGCCAG CGATGATCGCAGTGCTGAGGTTTTCCAGAAACGCATCGACACGGCGACGCAGATGAAGTCAGTTTTAGGAGCCAACGAGAGACCGAACTGCCTCATTATTGATGAGATTGATGGGGCCCCTACA GCTGCCATCAACATATTGTTAGCAGTTCTGAACAGAAAAGATGGTGGGGAAGCTGGAACAGAGACCacga aaaaaaagaagaaggagtCCATCCTGCTTCGACCGATCATCTGCATCTGTAACGACCT TTATGTTCCGGCTCTCAGACCTCTCCGGCAGCAggctttccttctttcttttccgCAGACACAACCTTCCCGCCTTGCACAGAGACTGGCAGAG ATCTCACAGCGACAGGGCCTGAAAGCAGACACGGGAACTCTGATGTCGCTGTGTGAGAAGACGGACAACGACATCCGGTCCTGCATCAACACTCTGCAG TTTCTACATGGACGAGGCCTCAAGCATCTGGACAGCAGGACGATTCAGTGCGTCTCTGTGGGGCAGAAAGACCAGAACAAAGGACTGTTTCATCTGTGGCAGGAGATCTTCCAGCTACCTCGTATAAAACG gaAACGCATCGGTGAAGGTTTTGAAGAGACACCAGGTTCAGGAGGTGGAGCTCAGAGGTTCCAGAACATTCTCCATCTGGCTTCATCTAGTGGAGAGTATGAAAAGGTTTCTCAG GGTCTGTATGATAATTATCTGTCCATGCGTGTGAGGGACCCCAACCTTCACAGTGTGTGCGAGGCTCTGGAGTGGATGTCGTTCTCTGACAGGCTGAACCAAGTGATTCTACATGGACAGAACTTCTCTCTGATGAGATACCTGCCGTTCCTCTCTGTCATGTTTCACTTCTTGTTTGCCCACACACATGTGCCCCGCATCAACTATCCCCACAGCCAGCATGAG GCCTCCTCCCGTCTCCTCAGCTGCAGGAATGCTTTGTCCACCATGTTGGCCGACATCCCAGCGAGCATCAGAGCAAGGATCAGCCAGCTCAGCCTGACCCTCGATATTCTCACCCTGCTTCTCGACATCATCTGTCCCAAACTACGGCCT GTGAATCCACAACtgttcagcagcagagagaaagagcagaTGCACGAGCTGATCGACACCATGCTGGCCTACAACCTCTCGTACAGGCAGGACCGCACACCCGAGGGACAGTACACATATGTGCTGGAGCC gcgTGTGGAGGAGGTGGCGAGGTTTACCGGCCTTCCTCCGCGCCGCCAGCTGACCTATCAGGCCAAACAAACCATCAGCAGAGAGATGGAACAGGAGAAGATGAGGAGGGCCGAGCAACTGATGCTGCAGCGAAACCCTGCAGCG aaacaggaagaaaagaagAGTGCTGGTCCTAAACCTGCCAGGAATCATCAGCAGAGGTTGGAGAACATTGTCAAGCAGACCACAGTGGAGACCAGG CCGGAGGTGGACTTCTTCGGTCGAGCTGTTGCCCCCAAACCTCAGAGACCTCAGCCGTCTTTAGAGACAG